Proteins from a genomic interval of Cupriavidus sp. WKF15:
- a CDS encoding IS256 family transposase, translating into MKKKRTVASQAAARGPLPALPDGLLDELVKGPMTPGEVQDLMLAFNKAIIERAMSAEMSMHLGYKPGEPKPAEQSNARNGLSGKTVITDRGPVRVELPRDRDGSFDPVLIPKHERRFTGFDERIIAMYARGMSVREIQAFLAESYGTEVSPDFISSVTDEVMAETIAWQNRPLEAMYPVVFFDALRVKIRSDGIVSNKAVYLALGIQADGQRDVLGLWVEQTEGAKFWLKVFNELKNRGCQDILIAVVDGLKGLTEAVATAYPRTTVQTCIVHLIRNSLEYANYKDRKVLAQALRPIYSAASEQEAGQALQDFADGPWGAKYPMIVQSWRRAWEHVIPFFVFPPDIRRVIYTTNAIESLNMQLRKIIKTRGHFPSDEAAIKLLWLALRNVLTKSVRTTYDWKSAMNQFAILYGERFTAARS; encoded by the coding sequence ATGAAGAAGAAACGTACGGTGGCGTCTCAGGCAGCGGCCCGCGGGCCGCTGCCTGCCTTGCCTGACGGCTTGCTTGATGAGTTGGTTAAAGGGCCGATGACGCCCGGCGAGGTCCAGGATCTGATGCTGGCGTTCAACAAGGCCATCATCGAGCGGGCGATGAGCGCCGAGATGAGCATGCATTTGGGCTACAAGCCAGGCGAGCCCAAGCCGGCCGAGCAGTCCAATGCGCGTAACGGTCTGAGCGGCAAGACCGTGATCACCGACCGCGGCCCGGTGCGGGTCGAACTGCCACGCGACCGCGATGGCAGTTTCGATCCGGTTCTGATCCCGAAGCACGAACGGCGCTTTACCGGCTTCGATGAGCGCATTATCGCCATGTACGCGCGCGGCATGAGCGTGCGCGAGATCCAGGCGTTTCTGGCCGAGAGCTACGGCACCGAAGTCTCCCCGGACTTCATCAGCTCGGTCACCGACGAGGTCATGGCCGAGACCATCGCCTGGCAGAACCGTCCGCTTGAGGCCATGTACCCGGTCGTGTTCTTCGACGCGTTGCGGGTCAAGATCCGCAGTGACGGCATCGTCAGCAATAAGGCCGTGTATCTGGCATTGGGAATCCAGGCAGATGGCCAGCGCGACGTGCTGGGCCTGTGGGTCGAGCAGACCGAAGGCGCCAAGTTCTGGCTCAAGGTCTTCAATGAACTCAAGAACCGAGGCTGCCAGGACATCCTGATCGCAGTGGTCGACGGCCTCAAGGGGTTGACGGAGGCCGTTGCCACGGCCTATCCCCGCACGACGGTGCAGACCTGCATTGTGCATTTGATCCGCAACAGCCTGGAATACGCCAACTATAAGGACCGCAAGGTGCTGGCACAGGCGCTGCGTCCGATCTACAGCGCGGCCAGCGAACAAGAGGCCGGGCAGGCGCTGCAGGACTTCGCCGACGGCCCGTGGGGAGCCAAGTACCCGATGATCGTGCAGTCGTGGCGACGCGCCTGGGAGCACGTCATACCGTTCTTCGTGTTCCCGCCCGACATCCGGCGTGTGATCTACACCACGAATGCCATTGAGAGCTTGAACATGCAGTTGCGCAAGATCATCAAGACCCGGGGCCACTTCCCTTCGGATGAAGCTGCGATCAAGTTGCTGTGGCTGGCGCTGCGCAACGTGCTGACCAAGTCCGTTCGCACGACCTATGACTGGAAGTCCGCCATGAATCAGTTTGCTATTCTGTATGGCGAGCGATTTACTGCCGCTCGAAGCTGA
- a CDS encoding FdhF/YdeP family oxidoreductase, which yields MSSPTPEKGHIAPYTHSAAGWGALKYVAINLVKEKVAGGKYKMLFKQNQADGFDCPGCAWPDRQHASTFEFCENGVKAVAAEATSMRVTPEFFAQHTVTSLLEQTDYELEQHGRLTHPMVYDAQTDKYRAIAWDEAFALIARHLRALPDPNQAAFYTSGRASNEAAFLYQLFVRAYGTNNFPDCSNMCHEATSRGLPKTIGVGKATVTLDDFEHADTILSFGHNAATNHPRMLGELRECVRRGATIVSINPLRERGLERFTSPQHPVEMLTGSSTKIASMFVQPKLGGDFALIKGVAKRLVELDDEAVKHGQARLIDVDFVREHTIGFGAFVDDLRAESWADIVAESGVSLPDIDALTRVYARGQRVIACWGMGLTQHKHSVPTVQILSNLMMMRGNIGRPGAGLLPVRGHSNVQGDRTVGIEEKPDDAFLDRLKAVFDFEPPRKHGYDVVETIEAMLEGKVKVFIGLGGNFSTATPDTPRTHEGLRQCALTVNIATKLNRSHLVHGKESLILPTLGRTEIDEQDGVAQGVSVEDSVCMVHISFGMNKPASPYLLSETAIVARMAAATLGSEKIDWLWYAQDYARIRDAIEQVIDGFENYNERIAVPGGFHLTPGACNRVWETPSGKAQFLVHAIDKDTPIHRAREQYGDQLLVLMTTRSHDQYNTTIYGLDDRYRGVFGLRRVVFISAADLARLGLKAGQRVDITSVWGDGVQRRVEDFELVEYDIPEGCVGAYYPETNPLVPLESVGDGCGTPTSKSVPVLLTLSAHQTAAAA from the coding sequence ATGAGCTCTCCGACGCCCGAGAAGGGCCACATCGCCCCCTACACCCACTCCGCCGCCGGCTGGGGTGCCCTGAAGTACGTTGCCATCAACCTCGTCAAGGAGAAGGTTGCCGGTGGCAAGTACAAGATGCTGTTCAAGCAGAACCAGGCCGATGGCTTCGACTGCCCCGGTTGCGCATGGCCGGACCGCCAGCACGCTTCGACCTTCGAATTCTGCGAGAACGGCGTGAAGGCCGTCGCGGCGGAAGCAACCAGCATGCGCGTGACGCCGGAATTCTTCGCCCAGCATACGGTCACCTCGCTGCTGGAGCAGACGGACTATGAACTGGAACAGCACGGCCGCCTTACGCACCCGATGGTGTACGACGCGCAGACCGACAAGTACCGCGCCATTGCCTGGGATGAAGCGTTTGCCTTGATCGCCCGCCACCTGCGCGCACTGCCGGATCCGAACCAGGCCGCGTTCTATACCTCGGGCCGCGCCAGCAACGAAGCCGCGTTCCTGTACCAGCTGTTCGTGCGCGCCTACGGCACCAACAATTTCCCCGACTGTTCGAACATGTGCCACGAGGCCACCAGCCGCGGCCTGCCCAAGACGATTGGCGTGGGCAAGGCCACGGTGACGCTGGATGACTTCGAACACGCCGACACCATCCTGTCTTTCGGCCACAATGCCGCCACCAACCACCCACGCATGCTCGGCGAGCTGCGCGAGTGCGTGCGGCGCGGCGCCACCATCGTCTCGATCAACCCGCTGCGCGAACGCGGGCTGGAGCGCTTTACCAGCCCGCAGCACCCGGTGGAGATGCTGACCGGTTCCAGCACGAAGATCGCGTCGATGTTCGTCCAGCCGAAGCTTGGCGGGGATTTCGCGCTGATCAAGGGCGTGGCCAAGCGGTTGGTCGAACTGGACGACGAGGCGGTGAAGCACGGCCAGGCGCGCCTGATCGATGTCGATTTCGTGCGCGAGCACACCATCGGCTTCGGCGCGTTTGTCGATGACCTGCGCGCGGAAAGCTGGGCGGACATCGTGGCGGAATCGGGCGTGTCGCTGCCGGACATCGATGCGCTGACGCGCGTCTATGCGCGCGGCCAGCGCGTGATCGCGTGCTGGGGCATGGGCCTCACGCAACACAAGCATTCGGTGCCGACCGTGCAGATCCTGTCGAACCTGATGATGATGCGCGGAAACATCGGACGCCCCGGTGCGGGGCTGCTGCCGGTGCGCGGCCATTCGAACGTGCAGGGCGACCGCACAGTCGGCATCGAGGAGAAGCCGGACGACGCGTTCCTGGACCGCCTCAAGGCCGTCTTCGATTTCGAGCCGCCGCGCAAGCACGGGTACGACGTGGTGGAAACCATCGAGGCGATGCTGGAGGGCAAGGTCAAGGTCTTCATCGGCCTGGGCGGCAATTTCTCCACGGCGACACCGGATACGCCGCGTACGCACGAGGGCCTGCGCCAGTGCGCGCTGACCGTGAACATCGCCACCAAGCTCAACCGCAGCCACCTGGTGCATGGCAAGGAATCGCTGATCCTGCCGACGCTGGGCCGTACCGAGATCGACGAGCAGGACGGCGTGGCCCAGGGCGTGAGCGTCGAGGACTCCGTCTGCATGGTGCATATCTCGTTCGGCATGAACAAGCCGGCCTCCCCGTACCTGCTGTCCGAAACCGCGATCGTCGCGCGCATGGCGGCGGCGACGCTCGGCTCGGAAAAGATCGACTGGCTGTGGTACGCGCAGGACTATGCGCGCATCCGCGACGCGATCGAGCAGGTCATCGACGGCTTCGAGAACTACAACGAGCGCATCGCCGTGCCGGGCGGCTTCCACCTGACGCCCGGCGCATGCAACCGCGTCTGGGAGACCCCGTCCGGCAAGGCGCAGTTCCTGGTCCATGCGATCGACAAGGACACCCCCATCCACCGTGCGCGCGAGCAGTATGGCGACCAGCTGCTGGTGCTGATGACCACACGCTCCCATGACCAGTACAACACCACGATCTACGGTCTGGACGACCGCTATCGCGGCGTGTTCGGCCTGCGCCGGGTGGTCTTCATCAGCGCGGCCGACCTGGCGCGGCTGGGCCTCAAGGCCGGCCAGCGGGTGGATATCACCAGCGTCTGGGGCGACGGCGTGCAACGCCGGGTCGAGGACTTCGAGCTGGTCGAGTACGACATTCCGGAGGGTTGCGTGGGCGCGTACTACCCGGAGACCAATCCGCTGGTGCCGCTCGAAAGCGTCGGCGACGGCTGCGGCACGCCCACGTCCAAGTCGGTGCCCGTGCTGCTGACGCTGTCTGCCCACCAGACGGCGGCAGCTGCCTGA
- a CDS encoding phosphate-starvation-inducible PsiE family protein, which yields MSTNRIPGSRPRPGAVRARLESFLGVVELAGLVVIGLATTFAMAEEGWKVAGMGKVSLTDLLLMFLYLEVLAMVGRYLKLGQLPVRFPLYIAMVSLARDLILRFNESTEFHMLALCGGVVMLACGVLILRYGQYRFPSNDDGENGAGE from the coding sequence ATGAGTACCAACCGGATCCCGGGCTCGCGCCCCCGGCCAGGCGCTGTGCGCGCGCGCCTCGAATCCTTCCTTGGCGTGGTGGAACTGGCTGGCCTGGTCGTGATCGGCCTGGCCACGACGTTCGCCATGGCCGAGGAGGGCTGGAAGGTCGCCGGCATGGGCAAGGTCTCGCTGACCGACCTGCTGCTGATGTTCCTGTACCTGGAGGTGCTGGCCATGGTCGGGCGCTACCTGAAGCTGGGCCAGCTGCCGGTGCGCTTCCCGCTGTATATCGCCATGGTGTCGCTCGCGCGCGACCTGATCCTGCGCTTCAATGAGTCGACCGAATTCCACATGCTGGCCCTGTGCGGCGGCGTGGTCATGCTGGCCTGCGGCGTGCTGATCCTGCGCTACGGGCAATACCGCTTCCCCAGCAACGACGACGGCGAGAACGGCGCCGGCGAGTGA
- the fdhD gene encoding formate dehydrogenase accessory sulfurtransferase FdhD, whose protein sequence is MDCTELVEHHGYAARSVVRHKDGAPQAAVDNVAEELPVALVYNGISHAVMMATPLDLEAFAVGFSLTEGIVSRNEQIHDLEVRVHAHSAEVQLQIGEQAFAAMKARRRALAGRTGCGVCGIESLELLDLEPAPMRAPARRLQPTREMIARAAAALPSHQRLMRETGGVHAAAWCDARGEILHVFEDVGRHNGLDKLIGHLAMQRVAMDDGFVFLSSRASYELVRKAARMNIQMLATISAPTSLAIRIAGRAGLRLLSFCRKDGYVDYTDAACDTDAERAMAGARAC, encoded by the coding sequence ATGGATTGCACCGAACTGGTTGAACACCACGGCTATGCCGCACGCAGCGTCGTGCGGCACAAGGACGGCGCGCCGCAAGCCGCCGTCGACAACGTGGCCGAAGAGCTTCCAGTGGCGCTCGTGTACAACGGCATCTCGCACGCCGTGATGATGGCGACACCGCTTGATCTCGAGGCCTTTGCGGTGGGCTTTTCCCTGACCGAGGGCATCGTCAGCCGCAACGAGCAGATCCACGACCTCGAAGTGCGGGTGCACGCGCATAGCGCCGAAGTCCAGCTCCAGATCGGCGAGCAGGCGTTTGCCGCCATGAAGGCGCGGCGGCGCGCCCTCGCGGGCCGCACGGGCTGCGGCGTCTGCGGCATCGAGAGCCTTGAACTGCTCGACCTGGAGCCCGCGCCCATGCGCGCGCCGGCCAGGCGGCTGCAGCCGACGCGCGAGATGATCGCGCGCGCGGCGGCGGCGCTGCCGTCGCACCAGCGGCTCATGCGCGAGACCGGCGGCGTCCACGCGGCTGCCTGGTGCGATGCGCGCGGCGAGATCCTGCACGTGTTCGAGGATGTCGGCCGGCATAACGGCCTGGACAAGCTGATCGGCCACCTGGCGATGCAGCGCGTGGCGATGGACGACGGCTTCGTCTTCCTGTCGAGCCGCGCCAGCTACGAGCTGGTGCGCAAGGCCGCGCGCATGAATATCCAGATGCTGGCGACGATCTCCGCGCCGACTTCGCTGGCGATCCGCATTGCCGGGCGGGCCGGCCTGCGCCTGCTCAGCTTCTGCCGCAAGGACGGCTACGTCGACTATACGGACGCTGCCTGCGATACCGACGCCGAACGTGCCATGGCGGGAGCCCGGGCATGCTGA
- a CDS encoding molybdopterin molybdotransferase MoeA, with protein sequence MLSFDEAQPIFAMAAEPVRETETVWLGLLTGRVLAQDLAAVTDTPAADRSAMDGYAVRCEDCHGDACLPVQQVVYAGTRPQALRPGHAIRIYTGGVIPQGADAVVAQEDAVESYRGMTCHRPPVAGQHIRRQGEDVRRGELLLPAGTLIEAGHIAALASQGLVQVPVWRLVEVAILTSGDEVAAHDEPRDVYQVHDVNGPMLESLVQSMGAVVRCHRHVRDDERALHHTLRELAGDADLVLVTGGASVGQRDLVAAALASAGGELLCRGVDMRPGKPVTVGRLRGKPVVCLPGNPAAAYTTFALLVTPLLRRLQGRSRLFPPVSRVRAALSGARVPPCDAFWRVGEGGEGGEGGFPGGQESVVRVATQQGAAAVSALGQASGFVRVGPQNTGPLHHVSLPYYDLHRWLS encoded by the coding sequence ATGCTGAGCTTTGACGAGGCACAGCCGATCTTCGCGATGGCGGCGGAGCCGGTCCGCGAGACCGAAACGGTGTGGCTCGGGCTGCTGACCGGCCGCGTGCTCGCCCAGGACCTGGCCGCGGTGACCGATACCCCCGCAGCGGACCGCAGCGCGATGGACGGCTACGCCGTGCGCTGCGAGGACTGCCATGGCGACGCGTGCCTGCCGGTGCAGCAGGTGGTCTATGCCGGCACGCGGCCGCAGGCACTGCGTCCCGGACATGCCATCCGCATCTATACCGGCGGCGTGATCCCCCAGGGGGCCGATGCCGTGGTCGCGCAGGAGGATGCCGTGGAGAGCTATCGCGGCATGACCTGCCACCGCCCGCCCGTCGCGGGCCAGCATATCCGGCGCCAGGGCGAGGATGTCCGTCGCGGCGAGCTGTTGTTGCCCGCCGGCACGCTGATCGAGGCCGGTCATATCGCGGCGCTGGCGTCGCAAGGCCTGGTGCAGGTGCCGGTCTGGCGGCTGGTCGAGGTGGCGATCCTGACGTCGGGCGACGAAGTGGCCGCCCATGACGAGCCGCGCGACGTATACCAGGTGCACGACGTCAACGGCCCGATGCTCGAATCGCTGGTGCAGTCCATGGGCGCCGTGGTCCGCTGCCACCGGCATGTGCGCGACGATGAACGCGCACTGCACCATACGCTGCGCGAGCTGGCCGGCGATGCCGATCTCGTGCTCGTGACCGGCGGGGCCTCGGTCGGCCAGCGCGACCTCGTGGCCGCGGCGCTGGCCTCGGCCGGCGGCGAACTGCTTTGCCGTGGCGTCGACATGCGGCCCGGCAAGCCGGTGACGGTCGGGCGCCTGCGCGGCAAGCCGGTGGTGTGCCTGCCGGGCAATCCCGCCGCGGCCTATACCACCTTTGCGCTGCTGGTGACGCCGCTGCTGCGGCGGCTGCAGGGCCGGAGCCGGCTGTTCCCGCCGGTCAGCCGGGTCCGCGCGGCGCTGTCCGGGGCGCGCGTGCCGCCGTGCGACGCGTTCTGGCGCGTCGGCGAGGGCGGCGAGGGCGGCGAGGGCGGCTTCCCGGGCGGCCAGGAAAGCGTGGTCCGGGTCGCCACGCAGCAGGGCGCCGCCGCCGTGTCCGCGCTCGGTCAGGCCAGCGGTTTTGTGCGGGTCGGGCCGCAGAATACCGGTCCCCTCCACCATGTATCGCTGCCGTACTATGATCTCCATCGCTGGCTCAGTTGA
- a CDS encoding PLP-dependent aminotransferase family protein, whose amino-acid sequence MKLYEKLAADIEALVKQGVLLPGERIPSVRQASQHHRMSITTVIRAYVLLESRGVIESRPQSGYFVRARPGEPAAELQPSRPSAKPSAVDVSALVLSTLRSIRSDDAVPLGSPYPDASLFPWQRINQYANNIARRYAKWTMLDDLPPGSPELIRQISRRYLENGYAVNPNELIVTIGATEAINLCLQAVARPGDTIAVESPTYYAMLHAIERLGMRAIEVATDPVEGIDIDALARLIDEKDVAACMVMPNFQNPLGFQMSDEKKRTLVTMLTANDIPVIENDVYGELYYGESHPSSLKAFDTAGIVLHCSSFSKTLTNAYRIGWALPGRYRGAVERLKFLNTLTTPAIPQLAIAEFLKNDGYDFHLRRVRKAYAQQANIMAAAVRRFFPEGTTTSRPAGGYVLWVQLPDGIDAMEMYHAALEHRITVAPGHMFSPAATYRNCIRLNYSAEWSSGIETAVQTLGKIAQHLLAQRPGACGP is encoded by the coding sequence GTGAAACTGTATGAAAAACTGGCTGCCGACATCGAAGCGCTGGTGAAGCAGGGCGTGCTGCTGCCCGGCGAGCGGATTCCGTCCGTGCGTCAGGCCAGCCAGCACCATCGCATGAGCATCACCACGGTGATCCGCGCCTATGTGCTGCTGGAAAGCCGCGGTGTCATCGAAAGCCGGCCGCAATCCGGCTACTTCGTGCGCGCGCGGCCGGGCGAGCCGGCGGCCGAGCTGCAGCCGTCGCGGCCGAGCGCCAAGCCGTCCGCGGTGGATGTCAGCGCGCTGGTGCTGTCCACGCTGCGCTCGATCCGCTCGGACGATGCCGTGCCGCTGGGCTCGCCTTACCCCGATGCCTCGCTGTTCCCGTGGCAGCGCATCAACCAGTACGCCAACAATATCGCGCGCCGCTATGCCAAGTGGACCATGCTGGACGACCTGCCGCCCGGCAGTCCGGAGCTGATCCGCCAGATCTCGCGGCGATACCTGGAGAACGGCTACGCGGTCAACCCGAACGAGCTGATCGTCACCATCGGCGCGACCGAGGCGATCAACCTGTGCCTGCAGGCCGTGGCCAGGCCCGGCGACACGATTGCGGTGGAGTCCCCGACCTACTACGCGATGCTCCATGCGATCGAGCGGCTGGGCATGCGCGCGATCGAAGTGGCGACCGACCCGGTCGAAGGCATCGACATCGACGCGCTGGCGCGGCTGATCGACGAGAAGGACGTCGCGGCCTGCATGGTGATGCCCAATTTCCAGAATCCGCTTGGCTTCCAGATGTCGGACGAGAAGAAGCGCACGCTGGTGACAATGCTGACCGCCAATGACATTCCCGTCATCGAGAACGATGTCTATGGCGAGCTTTACTACGGCGAATCGCATCCCAGCTCGCTCAAGGCCTTTGACACGGCCGGCATCGTGCTGCACTGCTCGTCATTTTCCAAGACGCTGACCAATGCCTACCGTATCGGCTGGGCGCTGCCGGGCCGCTATCGCGGCGCGGTCGAGCGCCTCAAGTTCCTGAATACGCTGACGACTCCGGCCATCCCGCAACTGGCGATTGCCGAGTTCCTCAAGAACGACGGCTATGACTTCCACCTGCGGCGCGTGCGCAAGGCCTACGCGCAGCAGGCCAATATCATGGCCGCGGCGGTGCGGCGGTTCTTCCCGGAGGGCACGACCACGTCGCGGCCCGCCGGGGGCTATGTGCTGTGGGTGCAGCTTCCGGACGGCATCGATGCCATGGAGATGTACCACGCGGCGCTGGAGCACCGCATCACGGTCGCGCCGGGGCATATGTTCTCGCCCGCGGCAACGTACCGGAATTGCATTCGCCTCAACTACAGCGCGGAATGGTCGTCCGGCATCGAGACCGCCGTGCAGACCCTCGGGAAGATCGCGCAGCATCTGCTGGCGCAACGGCCGGGGGCATGCGGACCGTGA
- a CDS encoding helix-turn-helix domain-containing protein produces the protein MTDERKRAGDGEDIDPAIVDVLLVLREAAIGEGRGPWSLAKLAKRAQLPMSVLRRVLTQLQSAGLAEVSIEEDGRGHASLTQEGTDLAAQLFSDPA, from the coding sequence ATGACCGACGAAAGGAAAAGGGCCGGAGACGGCGAGGATATCGATCCGGCCATCGTTGACGTGCTGCTGGTGCTGAGGGAGGCCGCAATCGGCGAAGGCCGCGGCCCCTGGTCGCTCGCCAAGCTTGCCAAGCGCGCGCAGTTGCCGATGAGTGTGCTGCGCCGCGTACTGACGCAGCTTCAGTCGGCGGGGCTGGCCGAGGTCAGCATCGAAGAAGATGGCCGTGGCCATGCCAGCCTGACCCAGGAGGGCACGGACCTGGCCGCGCAGCTGTTTTCCGACCCTGCCTGA
- the moaA gene encoding GTP 3',8-cyclase MoaA: MQAAPMHSLPAVSRPPAPERAACRDQLGRPLKDLRLSVIDQCNFRCTYCMPKARFGRDYPFLTPAQRLSDKELLDIARGFVSLGVEKVRLTGGEPLLRKGIESIVEGIASLRTPEGRQVEVAMTTNGSLLARKARSLRDAGLGRVTVSLDSLDDRTFRAMNDVDFPVGRVLEGIEAAVAAGLAPVKVNCVVERGTNDAQVLPLVAYFRGSGVTLRFIEYMDVEGPSAWSQSRVVPSDELRAMVERAHALVPVVRRASETSSNYLLADGSLRLGFISSVSHPFCGDCTRARVSVDGRLFLCLFATQSVDLRSHLATSRPAEAVADAVRKAWQARGDRYSELREERRASGKRHYPTVRMSLVGG, encoded by the coding sequence ATGCAAGCCGCGCCAATGCACTCTTTGCCCGCAGTCAGCCGTCCACCGGCCCCGGAACGGGCCGCCTGCCGTGACCAGCTCGGCAGGCCGCTGAAGGATCTGCGCCTGTCGGTGATCGATCAATGCAACTTCCGCTGCACCTACTGCATGCCCAAGGCGCGCTTCGGGCGCGACTACCCGTTCCTGACGCCAGCACAACGGCTGTCGGACAAGGAACTGCTCGACATCGCTCGCGGCTTCGTCAGCCTTGGCGTAGAGAAGGTGCGCCTGACGGGTGGCGAGCCGCTGCTGCGCAAGGGGATCGAGTCAATAGTGGAAGGCATTGCCTCTCTGCGCACGCCCGAAGGCCGGCAGGTGGAAGTAGCCATGACCACCAACGGCAGCCTGCTGGCGCGCAAGGCGCGCTCGCTGCGCGACGCGGGCCTGGGCCGCGTGACGGTCAGCCTGGACAGCCTGGACGACCGCACCTTCCGCGCCATGAACGATGTCGATTTCCCGGTCGGCCGCGTGCTCGAAGGCATCGAAGCCGCGGTCGCGGCGGGCCTGGCCCCGGTCAAGGTCAACTGTGTGGTGGAGCGCGGCACCAATGACGCGCAAGTGCTGCCGCTAGTTGCATACTTTCGCGGCAGCGGCGTGACGCTGCGCTTCATCGAATACATGGATGTGGAAGGCCCGAGTGCGTGGTCTCAGTCCCGGGTGGTGCCGTCCGACGAGCTCCGCGCGATGGTCGAGCGCGCGCATGCGCTGGTTCCTGTGGTCCGGCGCGCCAGCGAGACATCGAGCAACTACCTGCTCGCCGACGGCAGCCTTAGGCTCGGCTTCATTTCCAGCGTGTCGCACCCGTTCTGCGGCGACTGCACGCGCGCACGCGTGTCGGTCGATGGCCGCCTTTTCCTTTGCCTGTTTGCCACGCAATCGGTGGACCTGCGCTCCCACCTGGCCACAAGCCGTCCGGCCGAAGCCGTCGCCGATGCGGTCCGCAAGGCATGGCAAGCACGCGGTGATCGCTATTCCGAACTGCGCGAGGAACGGCGCGCCAGCGGCAAGCGACACTACCCGACGGTGCGCATGTCCCTGGTTGGCGGCTGA
- a CDS encoding HlyD family secretion protein — MHRKFSLIIPVAVTLIFVAAAALTAWHLWQYYTGAPWTRDGRVRADVVQVAPDVSGLVAEVLVTDNARVKRGQVLFVVDEARFRVALKQAQAAAAAAHAALAHAGKADMSAAQARADQADAAAEAASLDLARCRVASPVDGHVADRLPRAGDFVNRGRPALSVVASGSQYVEGYFEETKLPAIRVGAVADVRIMGQGTALRGHVLSIAPGIDDQDRGSGPNLLPTVNPTFNWVRLAQRIPVRIALDEVPPGTHLVAGQTATIRIRTPRE, encoded by the coding sequence ATGCATCGCAAGTTTTCGCTGATCATCCCCGTCGCCGTGACGCTGATCTTCGTGGCGGCGGCTGCGCTGACGGCATGGCACCTGTGGCAGTACTACACCGGCGCGCCGTGGACGCGCGACGGCCGGGTCCGTGCCGACGTGGTGCAGGTTGCGCCCGACGTTTCGGGACTGGTTGCCGAGGTGCTCGTCACCGACAACGCCCGCGTAAAGCGCGGACAGGTACTGTTCGTGGTCGACGAGGCGCGCTTCCGCGTGGCGCTGAAGCAGGCGCAAGCCGCCGCGGCGGCTGCGCACGCGGCCTTGGCCCATGCAGGCAAGGCGGACATGAGCGCCGCGCAGGCGCGCGCCGACCAGGCCGACGCTGCGGCCGAGGCAGCCAGCCTCGACCTGGCCCGCTGCCGCGTGGCCAGCCCCGTGGACGGTCACGTCGCGGACCGCCTGCCCCGCGCCGGCGACTTCGTGAACCGCGGCCGCCCGGCGCTGTCGGTGGTGGCCAGCGGGTCGCAGTACGTGGAGGGCTATTTCGAGGAAACCAAGCTGCCGGCGATCCGCGTCGGCGCAGTGGCCGACGTGCGCATCATGGGCCAGGGCACGGCATTGCGCGGGCACGTCCTGAGCATCGCGCCGGGCATCGACGACCAGGACCGCGGCAGCGGGCCGAACCTGCTCCCCACCGTCAACCCGACCTTCAACTGGGTGCGCCTTGCGCAACGCATTCCGGTCCGCATTGCGCTGGACGAGGTTCCGCCGGGCACGCATCTCGTCGCTGGCCAGACCGCCACGATCCGCATACGGACGCCGCGCGAGTAA
- a CDS encoding DUF1656 domain-containing protein produces MHATEFNVYGVFVPATLVWMLAAFAVTAGMRAVLDRLGLYRFVWHRSLFNFSLYILVLGTMVAFVWEVPSCIASFR; encoded by the coding sequence ATGCACGCCACTGAATTCAATGTGTACGGCGTGTTCGTACCAGCCACGCTGGTCTGGATGCTGGCCGCATTCGCCGTCACCGCCGGCATGCGCGCGGTGCTCGACCGCCTTGGCCTCTACCGCTTCGTGTGGCACCGGTCGCTGTTCAATTTCTCGCTCTACATCCTCGTGCTGGGCACGATGGTCGCGTTTGTCTGGGAGGTTCCATCATGCATCGCAAGTTTTCGCTGA